DNA sequence from the Chloroflexota bacterium genome:
AAACGACCGGTGCCCACTGGTCGGACACCCAAGGTGGTCTTACAGTGATCGTTTTCTTTGATCCCTATCCATTTCAATTCAAGAACTCAACTACCATTCGAGTCGTCCTGACAGATGCAACTGGGCAACCAATCACCGACGCCAGCGTCGAATTGAATATGACACATGCGGTAAGCGGAATGGAAGGCGAGCACGATGAAACCCTGAGTGTGAACCTGGAAAACCAAGGGAGAGGCACGTATGTGAGTCGGAGCATCACAGGGCAGTCGGATTGGGTGACAACAGGGATAGGTATGAACATTCAACGTGGTGGGCAGTCGTGGTCGTTTTCGATCTCTAAGGACGAACTGTCAACTCGCTGAAACTGGAAATAGGCTTGAGCCAAGCTGCGTCTGTTCGCGGGGCGGCACGTTTTGAAAACGCAATCCTGAGACGCATTTCATCACGAAGGATGGAATGATCGCGTCGAAAGCCATCGGCGTGCTAGACGAAATGACATTGCCGAAACTCCCAGCCGATTTGTTGAACCGATAGGAGGTCCAAGTGAATGAATTAGGTTCGCTCGCGATTCTAATCGCTTTCGTCTTGGCAATGTATGCCGCATTCGCCGCGCTCGTCGGGGGCGATGGATTGACGATTGTCGTCGTGAATTCGCAAGGTCAGGTGTTTCGCTCGAACGACCGTGGCGTAACGTGGAGTGGAAAATAAATCGCGAAAGGAGCAAAAATGGGTTCGACTTTATTGACGACGTTGATACTTGGTTTTACCCTCGGCATGGAACACGCACTGGACGCCGACCACGTGGTTGCCGTCTCGACGATCGTCAGTCAAAACAAGCACCCTCTCAAAGCCGCGCTCGTCGGCACTTTTTGGGGCATCGGTCATACGACCACATTGTTCCTCGTCGGAATGGCGGTGATCGGTTTCAAGCTCGCCATTCCAGAACAGCTCGCGCTCTCGATGGAATTTCTCGTGGGCGTTGTTCTGTTTGTGCTGGGCGCGCAAATCGTGTGGGAGTATCGCGCGAAAAAGGTACATACTCACACACACGACCACAATGGAGAGATTCCCGTGCACCCGCATTTGCACTCCCATGCGGACATCGCGGGACACAAACACCACGCCTTGTCACATCAGCGCAAGTCCTTGATGATCGGAATGATTCATGGTCTGGCTGGCAGCGCGGCGTTGATGTTAATCGTGTTGAGCACGATTCGCTCGCCGCTCGAAGCCATCGCCTACATACTCATCTTTGGCGGCGGCTCGATTTTGGGAATGATGCTCGTCAGCACGCTGATTGGGTTGCCCTTTGCATTATCACACCGCTTTGTTTCCCTTCACCGTGTAATTCGATTCGCCGCCGGCGCAATCAGCATCGTGCTGGGAATGATCGTGATGTATAATATCGGATTCATCCAGGGACTGATCAAGTTCTGAGGAGCGCGTCGCAATGGGCAAGAAACAACGCGAACAACGACAGCGTCAGCGCGCCGCGCAAACGAAGCGGCGCAAATTGTTCATGATCGGCGGTGGCGTGCTAGCCAGCGTTCTGATTGTGGGTTTTGTCGGTTTCCAAATTTTCGCGCCGCGTCCTACTCCAACGCCGACCGCACCCCTCGCTGCCGGTGAATGTGCTCCAGTCCAATCATTCCCGAGTACGGGCGAGACGCATCTGAATCCAGGTCAGACGCCGCCAAGTTATACCGAGACGCCGCCGACTTCGGGTCTGCACGATCCAAACGCGCTGCCCGACGGTATCAGCAGCACTCCCGCCGACAACGCGTCCATTTCGCGCGGCGTGCACAGTCTTGAGCATGGGCGGATCGTGATTTACTACAACGACCTCAGCGCGACGGAAATCACCGCGTTGGAGAACATCGTTAAAAGCGAGCGCAAAGTGATCGTCGCGCCGTGGGCTGACTTGAAAGAGCAAGTCGCGCTAACAGCGTGGACGCGCTTGCAAACGTGCAATGGCGTCAACGAGCAAGCCATACGAAGTTTCATCAGTGCGTACCGCGACAAGGGACCTGAATTTGTACCGTGAATGATAAACCTAAAAAATCGGAGGTAACAAAGAATGACAGCAAGCACCCGCGAGATTAAACACTCCCGAAACTCTTTGCTGATTGCAAGTGGCAGCGTTCTATTGGCGATCCTTGGAACGCTCGGCGTACTCTTTTGGGCGGGCTGGCTCACTCCGGCTCAACCGAACCGTCAAGCCACGGTTCACGACATGGGTTCTCAAGTGATGCCCTTTGATTTGAGCCAGACTAAGCACATTTTCGAAATGACACAAAGCGGTGGTATTCAACAGGTCATTGCGAAAGATCCAAGTGATAGCGCGCAGATCGCACTCATCCGACAACACATCCAACACGAAGTCATGCGGTTTAGCACCGGCGATTTCTCCGATCCCACTTCACTTCACGGCGGTGATATGCTGGGCGTAAAGGACCTTGCAGTCGGCGTCGCTCAGATCAAGATAGAATACATGGCATTGCCCAATGGGGCACAGATCACTTTCACGACCCAGGATTTGCGACTCATCACCGCAATCCACCGGTGGTTTGGAGCACAACTATCGGATCATGGATCAGATGCCACATATCGCTAAGACGCACGTGCGAAAAGTAATCGGTCTTCTAACTTTTGTGTTGCTCGCGTTCCTCGTGAATAGCTGTACGTCAGCTCAACCCACCCTGACGAATTTTCCAGGCACACCGCGACCGCCGATGCCAACCGTCAGCGCGACCCAGGTGGCTTTGGGGCGAAATGTTTACCAAGCGAATTGTGCGAACTGCCATGGAGCGAACGCCGAAGGTGCGCCGAATTGGAAAAAGCCGGACGCCAAGGGCAATTATCCGCCGCCACCACATGACGACAGCGGTCACACCTGGCATCATTCCGATCGCTTGCTCTATGACATTATTCGCGATGGCTCCCGCGATCCGATGCGCCCGGATGCGCCGCAGCAAATGCCGGCATTCGGCAACAAACTGAACGACGCAGAAATTCGAGCGGTGCTGATCTATTTGGCAAGTCTTTGGACGCAAGAGCATCGCGAGTTTCAATGGGAGCGGACGGTGGATGATATGATCAGG
Encoded proteins:
- a CDS encoding urease accessory protein UreH; this translates as MGSTLLTTLILGFTLGMEHALDADHVVAVSTIVSQNKHPLKAALVGTFWGIGHTTTLFLVGMAVIGFKLAIPEQLALSMEFLVGVVLFVLGAQIVWEYRAKKVHTHTHDHNGEIPVHPHLHSHADIAGHKHHALSHQRKSLMIGMIHGLAGSAALMLIVLSTIRSPLEAIAYILIFGGGSILGMMLVSTLIGLPFALSHRFVSLHRVIRFAAGAISIVLGMIVMYNIGFIQGLIKF
- a CDS encoding DUF3105 domain-containing protein; translation: MGKKQREQRQRQRAAQTKRRKLFMIGGGVLASVLIVGFVGFQIFAPRPTPTPTAPLAAGECAPVQSFPSTGETHLNPGQTPPSYTETPPTSGLHDPNALPDGISSTPADNASISRGVHSLEHGRIVIYYNDLSATEITALENIVKSERKVIVAPWADLKEQVALTAWTRLQTCNGVNEQAIRSFISAYRDKGPEFVP
- a CDS encoding cytochrome c, producing MRKVIGLLTFVLLAFLVNSCTSAQPTLTNFPGTPRPPMPTVSATQVALGRNVYQANCANCHGANAEGAPNWKKPDAKGNYPPPPHDDSGHTWHHSDRLLYDIIRDGSRDPMRPDAPQQMPAFGNKLNDAEIRAVLIYLASLWTQEHREFQWERTVDDMIRTPPPPR